Sequence from the Tachyglossus aculeatus isolate mTacAcu1 chromosome 17, mTacAcu1.pri, whole genome shotgun sequence genome:
caacatatagagacggtccctacccaacaacagctgtctagaaggggaaacaaatataattttttttaaaaaaaagcaagtggtctgcgcacagtaagcactcaatgaatcccactgattgattgattaatagtagcaCTGGTCGCATTCCACGTCTTCCTTTGCAACAGCTCTCAGGGCTTAGATGAACCCAAAGTAGTCTAGACCACCCAGGATGTCGAACCCGCTCCCCTCCAGCTCCAGCAGCTCTGAGGGTCTGTCCATGAGAGAGACCGGTGCCAGACGGAgccaggagagaggcagaaggagggatggagagagggagggagacggttGGCCTCCCCCTCATGTCGGCAGTACCTACCAGCCCGTCCCCcgctacagggaatgtgtctgtttattgttgcattgtcctctccctaagcgcttagtacagtgctctgcacactgtaaatatgactgacttgagTGGCTCAGCTCACCAATCCGATCCAAACCAAGGTGTCTGATGTAACCAGTTGGAGTGAGGGGTCAGTGCCGAAAGAGGCCTGGGCTGTGGCCCCCCGGCTTTGAGTCTAGTTTCTAGCTGGTGAGTCAGTGACCTCCCCCCGTCcattcccagccccccaccccaaatcccccaCCTCAGCAAGCCACTGCTCTTTAAAGGAACATGTGCCCCGATCACACTGGGCCAACCAAAGGCAAGTCACCCTCCGCCTGACCACCTTGGTAAGGACAggaaacctagagaagcagtgtggcttagtggaaagagcatgggctttggagtcagaggtcatgggttctaatcctagctccaccacctgtcagctgtgtgactgggcaagtcacttcacttctctgggcctcagttccctcatctgtaaaatgtggatgaagactgtgagccctccgtgggacaacctgatcaccttgtaacctctccagcacttagaaaagtgctttgcacatagcgcttcataaatgccatcattattattattattattattattattaaggaccccAAAGATCTGCCATCTGAGGATTCGATCCCCTACTCCCTGACCTGGGACCCATTATGAGCCTGGAGGAAGTGTCCAGGGAGTCCGTGGCAGAGGTAACTCCAGGCGAGAGGAGTTTGTGCCTTGAAGGAAAGGGGCAGCTGGCACCTAGTACCATGTTTGCTTTTCTCTGGCCGcctgcccctcttcctctctccagatTGCCCCCATCACCTACACCCACAGGTGCCCACACTTTGGCCTATGTATTCATTCCGTTTgcagaagcaatatggcttagtggagagagcacaggcctgggagtcagaaggtcatgggttctaattctggctctaccacatgtctgctgtgtgaccttggacaggtcacttcacttttctgggcctcagttccctcatctgtgaatggggatttagagtgagaGCcctagttgggacagggactgtgtccaacctgactaccctgtatcgcCCCGGGTGCTGAGAACGGcatttgatacacagtaagcacttgacaggtacccaaattattattattccctgctccgACAGCCTAACCTTTCAGCACAACACAATcctctttctccacttcctcccctcccccagaggtAACACCTGCCGAGGTCCATCGTGGCTCTAGTGTCGCCCATCCCCCTTTGGTGGCAACCTCCCAGTTCTTCTGGCAATTTGGTGGCAACAAGTGACAGTCTGCCCAGAGGGTTCCCTTTcctgctccccccaaccccccaaaagCCGGGTCCTAATCTGAGTGTGGACAggaccaagattcattcattcatatttattgagcgcttactgtgcgcagagcactgtactaagcgcttggaaagtccaattcagcaataaagacaatccctacccaacaacaggctcacagtctagaaggaagggggGCCTTCTAGATATAGGgtagtccccttctattcacgggcactggggaagggggataggtggggggagtggggcttGGACGagtgagatggagaagcagcgtggcttagtggaaagagcccaggcttgggagccagaggtcatgggttcttatcccacctctgccacttgtcagctgtgtgacttggggcaagttacttcacttctctgtgcctcagttccctcttctgtaaaatggggatgaagaccgtgcgccccacgtgggacaacctgctgaccttgtatctcccccagcgcttagaacagtccttggcacaagagtaagcatttaacaaataccatcatcattataattattaagcagaAACTTGGGGAGAGAtcagagttgatgatgatgatgatggcaattgttaagcgcttaccaggtgctgaGGACTGTTGtctcaaagttcattcattcaatcgtatttattgagcactgactgtatgcagagcactggactaagtgcttggaaagtaaaagtagagaagcagcgtggcctagtggaaagagcctgggcttgggagtcagaggtcatgggttctaatcccagctctgtcgcttgtcagctgtgtgattttgggcaagccacttcacttctctgagcctcagtgacctcatctgtaaaatggggatgaagatggtgagccccatgtgggacaacctaattaccttgtatctaccccagcgcttagaacagtgctcggcacatagtaagctcttaacaaatgtcatcatcattattattattatagtaagcgcttaactaataccttcatcgttactattattattacaattcggcaacagagactatccctatccaacaatgggctcagagtcttacctGGGCAGAGCCGCCCAACCTGTGGCAGGGGGTGATGCCCCCAGACGGTGACCCCCtaccagacacagtccccctccccacccaggcccccgtgCTCCCTGTGCCCTCTGTGCCTTCTCTGCCCCCTGTGCCCCCTCTGTCCCCtgtgccctctctgccccctgtgtcaatcaatcaatcaattgtatttattgagcgcttactgtgtgcagagcactgtactaagcgcttgggaagtacaagctggcaacatatagagacagtccctacccaacagtgggctcacagtctaaaagggtccccCTGTGTCCCCTCTGCCCCTACCTGGCTGCGTCCAGACAGCGAGAAGATGGCCCGGGTGGCGAAGCGGGCAGTGCCCCCGGGGGGGCCTGGGGCGGGGGTAGTGCCAGGAGGGGTGTCTTCGGGGGTGTCCGGGGGCTCGGGGAGCCCGGCGGCCCGGCCCAGGGCGTCCACGTGTCTGGCCAGCCGGTCCAGCTGGGCCCGCAGGCGCCGGTGGTCTTGCTGCAGGTCTGCCACGGTGCGGGCCAAGGGGGCTGCCAGCCGCAGCGCTTCGCCCACCTGGCGCTCCACGCCCTCCTTCACCCGCTGCACGTCTCCGTGGATCTGGCGCACGGAGCCCCGCAGGGTGTCCTCGTAGCGGCACAGCGCCTCGCGCAGCGTCTGCGCCTCCCGGCTGCTCAGGTCGGACAGCTCGCCCGGCGCCGGCTCCatggccgggggaggaggggggcgggagggaaaggggcggggacccccgggacgggggggggggggagagcgagGGGATGGGGGGGCCGGGGTCCCGTGAGGCTGGGGGCGGCCGGAGATTGGGGGCGCAGGAGGCTGGGGGTCGCTGGGTCtagaagagggggcagggggtcccTTGAGTCTGGGGGCGGCCGGAGATTGGGGGCGCAGGGGCCGGAGATCTCAGGGTCCGGGGGAACGGGGGTCCGGGGGTCTCAGGATCCGGGGGTCTCAGGGTCGGGGGAATGGGGGTCCGGGGGTCTCAGCGTCCGGAGTCCCGTGAAGCTGGGGGTCGCAGGGTCCGGGGAAGCGCGAGGCTGGGGGTCGCAGGGTCCTGGGGTGGCAGGATCCAGgggagcggggggccgggggtctcAAGGTCCGGGGTCCCGTGAGGCTGGGGGTCTCAGGGTCCGGGGGAGCGGGGGGACGGGGGTCGCAGGGTCCTGGGGTGGCAGGGTCCAGGGGAGCGGGGGGTCGGGGGTCTCAAGGTCCGGGGTCCCTGAGGCTGGGGGGTCTCAGGGTCCGGGGGAGCGCGAGGCTGGGGGTCGCAGGGTCCTGGGGTGGCAGGGTCCAGgggagcggggggccgggggtctcAAGGTCCGGGGTCCCTTGAGGCTGGGGGTCTCAAGGTCCGGGGTCCCGTGAGGCTGGGGTCTCAGGGTCCGGGGgagcgggggtccgggggtctcAAGGTCCGGGGTCCCGTGAGGCTGGGGGTCTCAGGGTCCGGAggagtggggggccgggggtctcAGGGTCCGGGGGAGCGCGAGGCTGGGGGTGGCAGGGTCCGGGGGTGGCAGGGTCCGGTGGGGAGAGGGGTCCGGTCGGGTCTGGTCTGAGCCGGGCCGGGGGcgaggagagaggggtgggcgGGGTCCGGGCGCAGCCCCCCACACAGGACATTTCAGGAGGGGACAGCGCGGGGGGCGggcacagggggagggggaggagcccctgcagcctaggagggggagggggcggggaggatggggagggagctgaggcccggaggagcctcattattaagaataataatgataattgggggatttgttaaacgctttctctgtgccaagcgctcagctgcgtgactttggccaagtcccttcacttctctgggcctcagttccctcatctgtaaaatgggggttaagattgtgagtcccacgtgggacaacctgattaccccgtatctaccccagcgcttagaacagtgcttggcacatagtaagcgcttaacaaatgtcatcatcatcattattattattatatgccaagcactttgctagtcTCCGGGGTCCTCGCCCTCCCCGCCGGCCCTCGTCCTACGGGGCCAAGACCCTGTATAGGGGCAGGCTAGTTAGCtcggtcgattgattgatcgactgattgatcaatcgagcGGCAGGGCCCTGCGCGATCTATAACGGGggttatctgttgccgaattgtacttcccaagcgcttagtacagtgctctgcacacagttagcgctcgatcacctgtctacttgttttgttttgttgtttgtctctcccttctagactgtgagcccgttgttgggtagggaccgtctctatatgttgccaacttgtacttcccaagtgcttagtacaatgctctgcacacagtaagcgctcaatcacctgtctacttgttttgttttgttgtttgtctctcccttctagactgtgagcccgttgttgggtagggaccgcctctatatgttgccaacttgtacttcccaagcgcttagtacagtgctctgcacacagtaagcgctcaatcacctgtctacttgttttgttctgttgtttgtctctcccttctagactgtgagcccgttgttgggtagggaccgtctctatatgttgccaacttgtacttcccaagcgcttagtacaatgctctgcacacagtaagcgctcaatcacctgtctacttgttttgttttgttgtttgtctctcccttctagactgtgagcccgttgttgggtagggaccgtctctatatgttgccaacttgaacttcccaagcgcttagtacagtgctctgcacacagtaagcgctcaataaatacgattgaatgaatgaatgaatcagtcaatacggttgaatgaatgaatgaacggcagaAGGGAGAAATTGGGGGGAGGGTCGCGCCTCTCTCCGCTTTCCGGGTAAATGGACCCTCCGTCACTGCCAAAATAAACAGTTTTTTATCGctccggggaagggaaggggtgagggagggggagaggaggaggaagggctggggggtctccccccaccccccatctctgacccccaactctctcccctcccgGAACCGCGATAACCACTTCCCCcaggaccaggggaaggatgaggctgggggctgggggaggagggatgtctCTCTCTGCCGTCTCATCCactgggaggatttgggggggtCTCAGAATACGACCTCCACCCCCGGGTCTGTTCCTCCAGAGGACCCAGTTGTCCGGGGCCagggcaggacaggacaggacaggagggagggaataataatgctggtatttgttaagcgcttactatgtgccaaacactgttctaaacgctggggtagatacaagttaattaggttgtcccacatggggctcacagtcttaatccccattttacagctgaggtcactgaggcacagcgaagtgaaatgccttgtccaaagtcaccacgctgacacgtggtggaggcgggattagaacccacgacctctgactcccaagcccgagctctttccactaaaccacgcaagCCCCCCCACCCGCACCTTCCCCACAGAAATGTAGGTCAACGAGctcaggataacaataataataaaagcaaaagtaatcaatcaatcaatcaatcgtatttattgagcgcttactgtgtgcagagcactgtattaagcccttgggaagtacaagctggcaacatatagagacagtccctacccaacagtgggctcgcgataagaggaataataataatatgatttaGGCCTTTACtattttgtggctcagtggaaagaggacaggcttgtgtgtcagaagttgtgggttctaatcccagctccgccacttatcagttgtgtgactttgagcaagtcacttaacttctctgagcctcagttaactcatctggaaaatggggattaagactgtgagccccacgtggaacaacctgattaccttgtatctacaccagagctaagaacagtgcttggcacatagtaagtgcttaacaaataccatcattattattattactattattattattagctaagcactggggctctatcacttggggggctcacagactgctaACGTCCAGAAAGCACATGCATCCCTGAATCATGCTCGagactgttgtggacagggattgtctctctttatagctATATCATATTCTtctaagtacttagtccagtgctctgcataaagtaagagctcaataaataccgctgaataattaattaatggagaATGACTTTTTTCAACCAACTCTGTAAACAGGGAACTGGCCACTTGACTCTACTTAGAGGGGTGTCTCTAAATCCACCTATCACTGTGGTCATCAGCCAAGGTGCCGCATGTGGATGTTGGATCGACTACCAGATCCAAGCACCCAAGTGACTCCATCCCTGACCTCGAGGCTGAGTCAATAAAACTTTTGAAAAGTCTAATGCCCGATTCCAATTTGGGGTGATCCAggccccttttttcttcttctttttaaagACGTTCATCATCTTATTAACACCAACCCTGGAGTGGGAGGAGCGGAAACGTCAATTAGTTTATTTTTGCATCTTGTTAACAGGATGGACAGGaagtgccaatcaatcaaacaatcgatggtacttattgagcacctactgtgtgcagagcactgtaccaaactcttgggaggtcccctcccttttcctcagctccccttcccctccacgtcacccgactcatttcctttactctacccccgtccccaccccacagcacttacgttgatatgtacatatctataattctattcatttatattgatgcctgtttacaagaagcttagaatctggaggtggggacagacattaatataaataaactaattatggataaataaatcagggctatgaggctgagggtggggtgaatgccaagtgcccagaggaaacagacccaagtgcaataataattatgactttTATTAAACCCTGACTGTATACCAAAGCCACGTACTCAGCACAGGGTTGGATGCAAGATTGTTActgactggaaagagcaagggtctggaagttaggagacctgggttctaatcccggttctgccactagccctgagcaagtcacttcacttctctgggcctcagtttcctcatctgtaaaatgaggactcagtacctcttccctctccaatttagactgtgagctccatgtggaacaggggctgtgtccgagctgattagcttgtgtctccccacccccccgcccccgcacttAATAAGGTCCTTTGCTTATTAAGACTGATTGGATGAACCGTGGGTCAGGAAATGGTTATGTTCCTatgggaggcagggtggtccACAAAACTATAGACTAAAATGAGATTTGGGCATTAACAGAAGATGTGAATTATCCACATGCAATCTTTAGATTTCCCAGCTCTCCTTGTCCCCGTTTCCATGAGAGGCAGCTATAAAGTACAATTAAGCCTTCTTAAGGTTTTGGGAGGAAATTTTGTTTTTTTGAGGGACCAACCTATTAAAAGGAAAGCAGGAAATTATGGCTGGGACCCAAGGATTTGAAAACTCTCACACTTGGAAGTTAAATAAGTGAGAAGTCTTCTATATTATTCATTgtagataaataaaatgaaaatatttatctTGGCAGTTCATTACCAAAACGGCTGCCAGCCCATTGAATCTTTCTACCAACCACTGCATAGTCAAAACCAAAGCCACCATCCTTTGCCACTGGCCAATTTTCATTACTAATAGCCCCGGGCAAGTAGCTATCTGCAAGACTGTTTCATTCCATCTGCCATGaagaacttgggagggtatgaaAGAGTtgaaagatacaatccctgctctcatggaGCTTGCAATATAGCATGGGAGACAAACTAAAATAATAGACCGATAGGACAGAAAAAGGAATGGAAAGGGGAAGATGGGAATGAGA
This genomic interval carries:
- the LOC119939088 gene encoding vegetative cell wall protein gp1-like; its protein translation is MTGPRGGKPHGTPDLETPGPPLPRTLRPQPHGTPDLETPSLKGPRTLRPPAPRSPGPCHPRTLRPPASRPCDPRPPAPPDPETPSLTGPRTLRPPAPRSPGSCHPRTLRPPASRFPGPCDPQLHGTPDAETPGPPFPRP